A single genomic interval of Mycobacterium sp. DL592 harbors:
- a CDS encoding dihydrodipicolinate reductase produces MTYRVVQWGTGAVGVEAIRGILDHPDLELAGVKVYTDQKVGRDAGDLAGTDPLGIAAAKDVDTSGVDAVLYAPRHPTVDEAAAILASGANLITTAFAFHPARMAAADRDQLQRACTAGNSSLHGTGLNPGNLGAIIPIALSGMSRSIEHITIQERADWSVYDSVEITFDQMRFGSPLDEVTAETEGPKFTSELFQQQVWLLGDALGLGVDTVTTELEVIAASEDRDICGRTLRAGTVAGQHWRWTGTRAGTPVVDVETLWTVGEPQPRHWPAPQHGWTVTIEGTPSMRAHLMTLASFRRDVPLEEHVRSASVATAMAAVNAIPAVCAAQPGFVTMADLPLRLFG; encoded by the coding sequence ATGACCTACCGCGTGGTGCAATGGGGCACCGGCGCGGTGGGCGTGGAAGCGATCCGCGGCATCCTCGACCACCCCGATCTGGAACTGGCCGGTGTCAAGGTCTACACCGACCAGAAGGTCGGGCGTGACGCCGGAGACCTCGCCGGGACGGACCCGCTGGGCATCGCCGCGGCCAAGGACGTCGACACCAGCGGAGTAGACGCGGTGCTCTACGCACCGCGTCACCCGACGGTCGACGAGGCGGCCGCGATCTTGGCCTCCGGGGCCAACCTGATCACCACCGCCTTCGCCTTCCACCCGGCCCGCATGGCCGCCGCCGACCGCGATCAGTTGCAGCGCGCCTGCACCGCAGGCAACAGCTCGCTGCACGGGACCGGCCTCAACCCCGGCAACCTCGGTGCGATCATCCCCATCGCGCTGTCCGGAATGTCGCGCAGCATCGAGCACATCACGATCCAGGAGCGCGCCGACTGGTCGGTGTACGACAGCGTCGAGATCACCTTCGACCAGATGCGGTTCGGCAGCCCGCTCGACGAGGTCACCGCCGAGACCGAAGGTCCCAAGTTCACCAGTGAGCTCTTCCAGCAACAGGTTTGGCTGCTCGGCGACGCACTGGGGCTCGGCGTCGACACCGTCACCACCGAGCTGGAGGTCATCGCCGCCAGCGAGGACCGCGACATCTGCGGGCGAACCCTGCGCGCCGGCACTGTCGCCGGACAGCACTGGCGCTGGACCGGCACCCGAGCCGGCACGCCCGTCGTCGACGTCGAAACCCTGTGGACTGTCGGCGAACCTCAGCCGCGGCACTGGCCGGCACCGCAGCACGGCTGGACGGTCACCATCGAAGGCACACCCTCGATGCGGGCACACCTGATGACCCTGGCCAGCTTCCGCCGCGACGTGCCGCTGGAGGAGCACGTCCGCTCGGCCAGCGTGGCCACCGCGATGGCGGCGGTCAACGCCATCCCCGCGGTCTGCGCGGCCCAGCCTGGTTTCGTCACCATGGCTGACCTGCCGCTGCGCCTGTTCGGCTGA
- a CDS encoding phosphatase PAP2 family protein, translated as MTSRTRWVVIAAVGAVIVYAAMWIGYVQNWAWLDTVDTVSLRVFYDFGISRPRWVFSWQLFCTVFGPTGFRVIALVWIVIAVLRGSMRTALFLAVSVGLMGFVTETAKTIAGRPRPVTAMTEATSSSFPSGHALGVMVGVLAILTIVWPVAGRLRLPLALIGVALIVLVGVGRVVLNVHHPSDVVAGWALGFLFYLLCVRLVPPRPLTAAGGTPAALDTVR; from the coding sequence ATGACTTCGAGAACCCGCTGGGTGGTCATCGCGGCCGTGGGTGCGGTGATTGTCTACGCCGCGATGTGGATCGGCTACGTCCAGAACTGGGCGTGGCTGGACACCGTCGACACCGTGTCGCTGCGGGTGTTCTACGACTTCGGTATCAGCCGCCCTCGCTGGGTGTTCTCCTGGCAGTTATTCTGCACCGTGTTCGGCCCCACCGGTTTTCGGGTGATCGCCCTGGTGTGGATCGTGATCGCGGTGCTGCGCGGCAGTATGCGGACGGCGTTGTTCCTGGCGGTCAGCGTCGGCTTGATGGGTTTCGTCACCGAAACCGCTAAGACGATCGCGGGCCGGCCCCGGCCGGTCACGGCGATGACCGAGGCCACCTCGTCGTCGTTCCCGTCCGGGCACGCCCTGGGCGTGATGGTCGGTGTGCTGGCGATCCTCACCATCGTGTGGCCGGTGGCGGGGCGGCTACGGCTGCCGCTCGCGCTGATCGGGGTGGCACTGATCGTCCTGGTCGGCGTGGGCCGGGTGGTGCTCAACGTCCACCACCCGTCCGACGTCGTCGCCGGATGGGCGCTGGGATTCCTGTTCTACCTGTTGTGCGTGCGGCTGGTGCCGCCTCGGCCGCTCACGGCAGCGGGCGGAACACCGGCAGCGCTCGATACTGTGCGGTGA
- a CDS encoding bifunctional phosphatase PAP2/diacylglycerol kinase family protein, protein MRSRSLLDAQGIRQITGGLGTLDREVFEAVAESPSVLLDKAMPILTRAADHSKLWLGIAAALTATGSPSVRRGAGRGVATLAVTSLLTNQVAKRAWKRPRPNGALVPLVRRARRMPTSNSLPSGHSASAAAFAVGVGLESPPLGLGLALLAGLVGLSRVATGAHYPGDVFAGFGIGAAIGVLGGRLVPPVVPAKLPSTEPLVVDAPPRPDGAGVVLVVNPASGSGNGARVVDEVRAKLPKAEIVELGEDDTPESVLREAAQRAEVLAVGGGDGTVACAAAVAVAAGLPLAVFPAGTFNHFAKDIGCDTVERTVSAIRAGSVSRVDLVCLNEDQTVINTASIGAYPRFVRTREKLEHKIGKPLAGLYAMLHTLRREQPVRIRYDNKTLQTSLFFLGNSVYLPSGFAPARRTRLDDGLLDVRILETGRRLSRLRILSALALGRLERSPLYHEMQVPQFSFEAVDGPTPVARDGEVGSTYDKASFTAQYRALPVFRPLP, encoded by the coding sequence ATGAGGTCGCGAAGCTTGCTTGACGCCCAGGGCATCCGTCAGATCACGGGCGGACTGGGAACCCTGGACCGCGAGGTGTTCGAAGCGGTCGCCGAATCCCCCAGTGTTCTGCTGGACAAGGCCATGCCGATCCTGACGCGGGCGGCCGACCACTCGAAGCTGTGGCTGGGCATCGCGGCGGCCCTGACTGCGACGGGCTCGCCGTCGGTGCGCCGCGGTGCCGGCCGGGGCGTGGCGACGCTGGCGGTCACCAGCCTGCTGACCAATCAGGTGGCCAAGAGGGCGTGGAAACGTCCCCGGCCCAATGGCGCCCTGGTGCCGTTGGTGCGGCGGGCCCGCCGGATGCCGACGTCGAACTCGCTGCCGTCGGGGCATTCGGCCAGCGCCGCGGCATTCGCGGTCGGCGTCGGGCTCGAAAGCCCGCCGCTGGGGCTGGGGCTGGCGCTGCTGGCCGGGCTAGTCGGCCTGTCGCGGGTGGCCACCGGGGCCCACTATCCGGGCGACGTGTTCGCCGGCTTCGGGATCGGCGCGGCAATCGGGGTGCTGGGTGGACGGCTGGTGCCGCCCGTCGTCCCGGCCAAGCTGCCGTCCACCGAGCCGCTTGTCGTCGACGCCCCGCCACGACCCGACGGCGCCGGGGTCGTGCTGGTCGTGAACCCCGCCTCCGGCAGCGGCAACGGCGCGCGGGTAGTCGACGAGGTCCGCGCGAAGCTGCCCAAGGCCGAGATCGTCGAACTCGGCGAGGACGACACCCCGGAGTCGGTGCTGCGCGAGGCCGCCCAACGCGCCGAGGTGCTCGCCGTCGGGGGCGGCGACGGCACTGTGGCGTGCGCAGCGGCGGTCGCGGTCGCCGCCGGGCTGCCGTTGGCGGTGTTCCCGGCCGGCACCTTCAACCACTTCGCCAAGGACATCGGCTGCGACACCGTCGAGCGCACGGTGTCGGCGATCCGCGCCGGCAGCGTCTCCCGTGTGGACCTGGTGTGCCTCAACGAGGACCAGACGGTGATCAACACCGCGAGTATCGGGGCCTACCCGAGGTTCGTGCGCACGCGCGAGAAGCTCGAGCACAAGATCGGCAAACCGCTGGCCGGGCTGTACGCGATGCTGCACACCCTGCGCCGCGAGCAGCCGGTGCGTATCCGCTACGACAACAAGACCCTGCAGACCTCGCTGTTCTTCCTGGGCAATTCGGTCTACCTGCCGTCGGGGTTCGCCCCGGCGCGGCGCACCAGGCTCGACGACGGGCTGCTCGACGTCCGCATCCTGGAAACCGGCCGCCGGCTCAGCCGCCTGCGCATCCTCAGCGCGCTGGCGTTGGGCCGACTCGAACGCAGCCCGCTCTACCACGAGATGCAGGTGCCGCAGTTCTCCTTCGAAGCGGTCGACGGCCCCACTCCGGTGGCCCGTGACGGGGAGGTCGGCAGCACCTACGACAAGGCCAGCTTCACCGCACAGTATCGAGCGCTGCCGGTGTTCCGCCCGCTGCCGTGA
- a CDS encoding nuclear transport factor 2 family protein, producing MTGMADAEAIEAIKQVKYRYMRALDTKHWDDFADTLTEDIIGDYGSSLGEEHHFTNRTELVEFMRKSMPAGVLTEHRVTHPEITVDGDEAEAIWYLQDRVIVPEYNFMLMGAGFYRDRYRKTPDGWKISKTGYDRTYEVTQSTENMNFKATPGKAVATT from the coding sequence ATGACCGGCATGGCTGACGCGGAAGCAATCGAGGCGATCAAACAGGTCAAGTACCGCTACATGCGGGCCCTGGACACCAAGCACTGGGACGACTTCGCCGACACCCTGACCGAGGACATCATCGGGGACTACGGCTCGTCGCTGGGCGAGGAACACCACTTCACCAACCGCACCGAGCTGGTGGAGTTCATGCGCAAGTCGATGCCTGCCGGCGTGCTGACCGAGCACCGGGTGACCCACCCGGAGATCACCGTCGACGGCGACGAGGCCGAGGCCATCTGGTACCTGCAGGACCGGGTGATCGTGCCGGAGTACAACTTCATGCTCATGGGGGCGGGGTTCTACCGCGACCGCTATCGCAAGACACCCGACGGCTGGAAGATCAGCAAGACCGGATACGACCGCACCTACGAGGTGACGCAGTCGACGGAGAACATGAACTTCAAAGCGACGCCGGGCAAGGCCGTCGCGACTACTTAG
- a CDS encoding Stf0 family sulfotransferase: MPDPASAYLVLASQRSGSTLLVESLRATGVAGEPAEFFQYLPTTSMSPQPREWFADVEDDSILRLLDPLIEGKPDLAPAEIWRDYIRTVGRTPNGIWGGKLMWNQTPLLLSRAKDLPNRSGSGLLSAIRDVVGSDPVLIHVYRPDVISQAVSFWRAVQTRVWRGRPDPVRDARAEYHAGAIAHVVKMLRAQEEGWRSWFIEEDVHPIDVPYPVLWRNLTQVVAEILEALGQDPRLAPPPVLERQADQRSDEWVDRYRSDAERDGLPT; the protein is encoded by the coding sequence ATGCCAGACCCCGCGTCCGCATACCTGGTGCTCGCGTCGCAGCGCAGCGGCAGCACATTGTTGGTCGAGTCGCTGCGCGCCACCGGCGTGGCCGGTGAGCCGGCTGAGTTCTTCCAGTACCTGCCGACCACCAGCATGTCGCCGCAGCCGAGGGAGTGGTTCGCCGACGTCGAGGACGACTCGATCCTGCGGCTGCTCGACCCTCTGATCGAGGGCAAACCGGACCTGGCGCCGGCCGAGATCTGGCGTGACTACATCCGCACCGTCGGCCGCACCCCCAATGGCATCTGGGGCGGCAAGCTGATGTGGAACCAGACGCCCCTTCTGCTCAGCCGCGCCAAGGATCTCCCTAACCGCTCCGGGTCGGGGCTGCTGTCGGCCATCCGTGACGTGGTGGGCAGCGATCCGGTGCTGATCCACGTCTACCGTCCCGACGTCATCTCGCAGGCCGTGTCGTTCTGGCGGGCCGTGCAGACCAGGGTCTGGCGCGGTCGCCCGGACCCGGTGCGAGACGCCAGGGCCGAATATCACGCCGGCGCGATCGCGCACGTGGTGAAGATGCTGCGCGCCCAGGAGGAGGGGTGGCGCAGCTGGTTCATCGAGGAGGACGTCCACCCGATCGACGTCCCCTACCCGGTGTTATGGCGCAACCTGACCCAGGTCGTGGCGGAGATTCTCGAGGCGCTGGGCCAGGATCCGCGGCTGGCTCCGCCCCCGGTGCTGGAACGCCAAGCCGACCAACGCTCCGACGAATGGGTGGACCGCTACCGCAGCGACGCAGAACGCGACGGCCTGCCGACGTGA
- a CDS encoding TetR/AcrR family transcriptional regulator: protein MKALGTPPTRQTQAPRKRGDDTRALIIDETVRCVVEEGFQAATAKHVAERAGVTWGVIQYHFGDRNGLLMAVVDEGVARLVEELSAAEVGDLGLRERIELVVDTAFRCYSSPTSLAAFEILRAMRGTHGQSGRRHLLEINDAINQLGRLISADPGVAEVIWSALRGMVLVEMIMNSHLEWERERRLLVDMVTRYLQDR from the coding sequence GTGAAGGCACTCGGCACCCCGCCCACGCGGCAGACCCAGGCGCCACGCAAACGGGGCGACGACACCCGCGCGCTGATCATCGACGAAACGGTGCGCTGCGTGGTCGAGGAGGGCTTCCAGGCCGCCACCGCCAAGCACGTCGCCGAGCGCGCCGGCGTCACCTGGGGTGTCATCCAGTACCACTTCGGTGACCGCAACGGTCTACTGATGGCCGTCGTCGACGAGGGTGTGGCCCGACTGGTGGAAGAACTCTCGGCCGCCGAGGTGGGCGATTTGGGGTTGCGGGAGCGCATCGAACTCGTCGTCGACACCGCCTTCCGTTGCTACAGCAGCCCGACGTCGTTGGCGGCGTTCGAGATTCTGCGTGCCATGCGCGGCACCCACGGCCAGAGCGGGCGTCGGCACCTGCTGGAGATCAACGACGCGATCAACCAGCTCGGCAGGCTGATCTCCGCTGACCCGGGGGTCGCCGAGGTGATCTGGTCGGCCCTGCGGGGCATGGTGCTCGTCGAGATGATCATGAACTCGCATCTGGAGTGGGAACGCGAACGTCGGCTGCTCGTCGACATGGTCACCCGCTACCTCCAGGACCGCTGA
- a CDS encoding L,D-transpeptidase, giving the protein MRRVLLAMCAAFSAALVALTSAPPSFAETPWFQANVGNATQVLSVVSTGGATAKIDVWQRGANGWQPVGVGIPAHVGANGMTPQSRDGEMKTPMGIFTLDFAFGTQPSPGGGLQYVQVTPDYWWDGDMKSPTYNTMQVCKKADCAFNTDPSSGTENLYIPQYAHAIVMGVNKARIPGNGGAFFVHTTDGGPTAGCVSLDDDTLVKIIRWLKPGALIAVAK; this is encoded by the coding sequence ATGCGCCGAGTCTTGCTAGCGATGTGTGCTGCCTTCAGTGCGGCGCTCGTCGCCCTGACCTCGGCACCCCCCAGCTTCGCCGAAACCCCATGGTTCCAGGCCAACGTCGGCAACGCCACCCAGGTGCTCTCCGTCGTCAGCACCGGCGGAGCCACCGCCAAGATCGACGTGTGGCAGCGCGGCGCCAACGGCTGGCAACCCGTCGGCGTCGGCATCCCGGCCCACGTCGGCGCCAACGGCATGACGCCGCAATCCCGCGATGGCGAGATGAAGACGCCGATGGGCATCTTCACCCTCGACTTCGCCTTCGGCACCCAGCCCAGCCCGGGCGGCGGCCTGCAGTACGTTCAGGTGACCCCGGACTACTGGTGGGACGGTGACATGAAGAGCCCCACCTACAACACCATGCAGGTCTGCAAAAAGGCCGACTGCGCGTTCAATACCGACCCCAGCAGCGGTACCGAGAATCTCTACATCCCGCAGTACGCCCACGCCATCGTCATGGGTGTCAACAAGGCCCGCATCCCGGGCAACGGCGGCGCGTTCTTCGTCCACACCACCGACGGCGGGCCGACGGCGGGCTGCGTATCTCTCGATGACGACACTTTGGTCAAGATCATCCGTTGGCTAAAGCCCGGCGCCCTGATCGCCGTCGCTAAGTAG
- a CDS encoding alcohol dehydrogenase catalytic domain-containing protein, translating to MPTHRAVHVPSAGAPLELVDVETTPPGPGRVRIAVNACGVCGTDHAFVNGGFPNLSWPVTPGHEAAGTIAELGEGVEGFAIGDRVAVGWFGGNCNHCLPCRKGQFMQCVNGEIPSWHYPGGYAESLTAPATALARIPDGLSFAEAAPMGCAGVTTYNALRHTKAVAGDRVAVLGIGGLGHLGVQWARAMGFETIAIARGSGKSDDAKELGAHHYIDSTAGDVAEALQALGGAQVVLATAANSAAMAATVGGLAPQGELVIIGATFDPLPISPGDLIFGNYSVIGHPSGTSADIEDTMHFALLSGVRARIEEVSLEQAAEAYEAMDTGRARYRMVLTT from the coding sequence ATGCCCACCCACCGCGCAGTACACGTGCCGTCAGCCGGAGCACCCCTCGAGCTAGTGGATGTAGAGACCACGCCGCCCGGTCCCGGCCGGGTTCGCATCGCAGTGAACGCCTGCGGCGTGTGCGGCACCGACCACGCCTTCGTCAACGGCGGATTTCCCAACCTGAGCTGGCCCGTCACTCCCGGGCACGAAGCGGCCGGCACGATCGCCGAACTGGGTGAGGGCGTCGAGGGGTTCGCGATCGGTGACCGGGTGGCGGTCGGCTGGTTCGGCGGCAACTGCAATCACTGCCTGCCGTGTCGCAAGGGCCAGTTCATGCAGTGCGTCAATGGAGAGATCCCCAGCTGGCACTATCCGGGCGGCTATGCCGAGTCGCTGACGGCACCGGCCACCGCACTCGCGCGGATTCCCGACGGGCTCTCGTTCGCCGAGGCCGCCCCGATGGGCTGCGCGGGAGTGACGACCTACAACGCGCTTCGGCACACCAAGGCCGTTGCCGGCGACCGGGTGGCGGTGCTCGGCATCGGCGGGCTGGGCCATCTCGGCGTCCAGTGGGCCCGCGCGATGGGCTTCGAGACGATCGCGATCGCCCGCGGGTCCGGCAAGTCCGACGACGCCAAAGAACTGGGCGCCCATCACTACATCGATTCGACGGCCGGGGATGTCGCCGAGGCGCTTCAGGCGCTCGGCGGTGCGCAGGTGGTGCTGGCCACCGCGGCCAACTCGGCGGCCATGGCCGCGACGGTCGGCGGGCTGGCTCCGCAGGGTGAACTCGTGATCATCGGCGCCACATTCGATCCCCTGCCGATCTCGCCGGGGGATCTGATCTTCGGCAACTACAGCGTGATCGGGCATCCGTCGGGCACGTCAGCCGATATCGAGGACACCATGCACTTCGCGCTGTTGTCCGGGGTGCGGGCGCGCATCGAGGAGGTGTCGCTGGAGCAGGCCGCCGAGGCCTACGAGGCGATGGACACCGGCCGCGCCCGCTACCGGATGGTCCTGACGACGTAG
- a CDS encoding sulfatase yields the protein MSEPQQDNVLIVHWHDLGRSLGVYGHPGISSPRLDQLAADGILFTRAHATAPLCSPSRGSLFTGRYPHSNGLVGLAHHGFEYRPGVRTLPHILHENGWYSALFGMQHETSFPARLGFDEFDVSNSYCEYVVQRAQEWLVDSAPIEEGIPFLLTAGFFETHRPYPRDRYEPADTSDVEVPDSLPDTPEVRGDLAEFYGSIAVADAAVGRLLDTLAETGLDQSTWVVFMTDHGPAFPRAKSTLYDAGTGIALIIRPPLRLGRPAQVYDQLFSGVDLLPTLLELVGITPGDDVEGLSHAANLVGAQDDRHEVRDHVYTEKTYHDSFDPIRAIRTKEYSYIENYAQRPLLDLPLDIEESPSGQAVEPLITTPRPPRELYDLVADPTETTNLLVGEITDDAEKVAGELAARLNDWRQQTGDVIPSDFAGTRIAARYTETYFQINGITLTSRSAIATERGIDDEVGFAQ from the coding sequence GTGAGCGAGCCGCAACAGGACAACGTGCTGATCGTCCACTGGCATGACCTGGGCCGCTCCCTGGGCGTCTACGGCCATCCCGGAATCTCCAGCCCACGCCTGGACCAGCTCGCCGCCGACGGCATCCTGTTCACCCGCGCCCATGCGACCGCACCGCTGTGCTCGCCGTCGCGCGGATCACTGTTCACCGGCCGCTACCCGCACAGCAACGGTCTGGTCGGGCTCGCCCATCACGGCTTCGAGTACCGGCCCGGAGTGCGTACGCTGCCCCACATCTTGCACGAAAATGGTTGGTATTCAGCTCTTTTCGGTATGCAGCATGAAACCTCCTTCCCCGCGCGGCTGGGCTTCGACGAGTTCGACGTCTCCAACTCCTACTGCGAGTACGTGGTGCAGCGCGCTCAGGAGTGGCTGGTCGACAGCGCACCCATTGAGGAGGGCATTCCCTTCCTGCTCACCGCCGGGTTCTTCGAGACGCACCGGCCCTATCCGCGGGACCGCTACGAGCCCGCCGACACCTCCGACGTCGAGGTGCCCGACTCGCTGCCCGACACCCCCGAGGTGCGCGGCGACCTGGCCGAGTTCTACGGCTCGATCGCCGTCGCCGACGCTGCCGTCGGGCGCCTGCTCGACACGCTGGCCGAGACCGGCCTGGACCAGAGCACCTGGGTGGTGTTCATGACCGACCACGGCCCGGCCTTCCCGCGCGCGAAGTCCACCTTGTACGACGCGGGCACCGGCATCGCCTTGATCATCCGGCCGCCGCTGCGACTCGGCCGTCCCGCGCAGGTCTACGACCAACTGTTCAGCGGTGTCGACCTGCTACCCACTCTGCTGGAACTCGTCGGCATCACCCCGGGCGATGACGTCGAAGGCCTCTCGCACGCCGCCAATCTGGTTGGTGCGCAGGATGATCGACACGAGGTCCGCGATCACGTCTACACCGAGAAGACCTACCACGACTCGTTCGACCCGATCCGGGCGATCCGCACCAAGGAGTACAGCTATATCGAGAACTACGCGCAGCGCCCGCTTCTGGACCTGCCGCTGGACATCGAGGAGAGCCCGTCGGGGCAGGCGGTCGAGCCGCTCATCACCACGCCCCGGCCGCCCCGTGAGCTCTACGACCTGGTGGCCGATCCGACCGAGACGACCAACCTGCTCGTCGGTGAGATCACCGACGATGCCGAGAAGGTCGCCGGCGAACTCGCCGCCCGACTCAACGACTGGCGCCAGCAGACCGGCGACGTCATCCCGTCGGATTTCGCCGGGACCCGCATCGCGGCCCGCTACACCGAGACGTATTTCCAGATCAACGGCATCACGTTGACCAGCCGCTCGGCCATCGCCACCGAGCGTGGCATCGATGATGAAGTTGGCTTCGCGCAATGA
- a CDS encoding alkaline phosphatase family protein: MSGARYVGRVGGLAVALGVGLAIAAATAPASNADTGTSGSSSTHGSSARSSGAAHNGASASSHQTIAQAYVAGGASPSPQDPATPAQAVAAAVTEVVRREVGHSARITSGGLLTTAAVVTTPAPVLSSGNLVVNSGAEVGDPSLSGYSSVTIPGWSVTGTPTVIQYGTLRRLPGLLGTEGPTLPAFLSFPQSAPTGGGNQFFGGGNVATSSLSQTVDLSGAATAIDHTADPNAAGLAFALSADLGGYLIDPSRASVKVTFLDANKGYLGSADVGPVTALNRLLQTGFQERDTTGYVPVGTRSAQIVVTFKDLNPILGNYNNAYADNVSFSVESTNVAPAPLTVPSSNVGSLDHLFLVYMENHSASDIIGSPNAPYINSLINAYGNAQNYYALTHPSMPNYWPILGGSDFGLNYNCAAKCFLEPNLINQDGLSWAAYQDGGGGYTTPNDRTPFLAFTDIYNDPATAAKIRDISALKTDLNNGNPTSVAAFNWIAGDDATNMEGPTGSLTGILNWAVSQLTTHQYNIAAGDKFMQEQLSTVFSSDLWNDPNTKSAVFLTFDEDFNNISLGLGNDGNHVVMVVIPSPGALASATNPNGMRGGAFIATDYYNHYSLQRTIELALGNLTPLTNNDKYAQPMNEFWV, from the coding sequence ATGAGTGGTGCCAGGTATGTCGGCCGGGTCGGCGGTTTGGCAGTGGCCCTCGGGGTGGGACTTGCGATCGCTGCCGCCACCGCGCCGGCCAGTAACGCCGACACCGGAACCTCGGGCTCGTCGAGCACCCACGGAAGTTCGGCGCGCAGTAGCGGGGCGGCGCACAACGGTGCCAGTGCCTCGTCGCACCAGACGATCGCCCAGGCCTATGTGGCCGGCGGTGCCAGCCCCAGTCCCCAGGATCCAGCGACCCCGGCCCAGGCCGTGGCCGCCGCCGTCACCGAGGTGGTCCGCCGCGAGGTCGGGCACAGCGCGCGAATCACCTCCGGCGGCCTGCTCACCACCGCGGCCGTCGTGACCACCCCGGCCCCGGTGCTCAGCAGCGGCAACCTGGTGGTCAACTCGGGCGCGGAAGTAGGTGACCCGTCGTTGTCCGGGTACAGCTCGGTGACCATTCCTGGCTGGTCGGTGACGGGAACGCCGACGGTGATCCAGTACGGCACGCTGCGACGCCTGCCGGGTCTGTTGGGAACCGAGGGACCGACGCTTCCTGCGTTCCTCAGCTTCCCGCAGAGCGCCCCGACAGGTGGCGGTAACCAGTTCTTCGGCGGCGGCAACGTGGCCACTTCGTCGCTGTCGCAGACGGTGGACCTCAGCGGGGCGGCCACGGCGATCGATCACACCGCCGACCCCAATGCGGCGGGTTTGGCGTTCGCGTTGAGTGCCGATCTCGGTGGCTACCTGATCGATCCGTCCCGGGCATCGGTGAAAGTCACCTTTCTCGATGCCAACAAGGGCTACCTCGGTAGCGCCGACGTCGGACCTGTCACCGCGCTGAACCGGTTGCTACAAACCGGTTTTCAGGAGCGCGACACCACCGGCTACGTCCCGGTGGGCACCCGCAGCGCGCAGATCGTGGTGACCTTCAAGGATCTCAATCCGATTCTGGGCAACTACAACAACGCCTACGCCGACAACGTGTCGTTCAGCGTCGAATCGACCAACGTGGCTCCGGCGCCGCTGACGGTGCCGAGCTCGAATGTCGGATCGCTCGACCACCTCTTCCTGGTGTACATGGAGAACCATTCCGCCAGCGACATCATCGGAAGCCCGAACGCGCCCTACATCAACAGTCTGATCAACGCCTACGGAAACGCGCAGAACTACTACGCCCTGACCCATCCGAGCATGCCGAACTACTGGCCGATCTTGGGTGGCTCGGACTTCGGACTGAACTACAACTGCGCCGCGAAATGCTTCCTCGAGCCCAACCTGATCAACCAGGACGGTCTGTCGTGGGCGGCCTACCAGGACGGCGGCGGCGGGTACACCACCCCGAATGACCGCACCCCGTTCCTGGCGTTCACCGACATCTACAACGACCCGGCGACCGCTGCGAAGATCCGCGACATCTCCGCTCTGAAAACCGATCTCAACAACGGCAATCCGACATCGGTGGCCGCCTTCAACTGGATCGCCGGTGACGATGCCACCAACATGGAAGGGCCCACGGGGTCGCTGACCGGAATCCTGAACTGGGCGGTCAGCCAGCTCACGACGCACCAGTACAACATCGCGGCGGGCGACAAGTTCATGCAGGAGCAGCTGTCGACGGTGTTCAGCTCGGATCTGTGGAACGACCCCAATACCAAGAGTGCGGTGTTCCTCACCTTCGACGAGGACTTCAACAACATCTCCCTGGGCCTGGGCAATGACGGCAATCATGTTGTGATGGTGGTGATTCCGTCACCCGGAGCGCTGGCCAGCGCGACCAACCCGAACGGGATGAGAGGCGGGGCTTTCATCGCCACCGACTACTACAACCACTACAGCCTGCAGCGCACCATCGAATTGGCGTTGGGCAATCTAACGCCGTTGACCAACAACGACAAGTATGCCCAGCCGATGAACGAGTTCTGGGTGTAG
- a CDS encoding DUF5631 domain-containing protein: MSIRARQTPAVEDLGWELVQATKWRDGLPRLAHTLAKATSTGTGYLDSEVELLHEHLAAVARQVLGDYPDTIDAAKVGNWQLLATIDALIKGEKTSANYHFAWFQAVNLAARGEERR; the protein is encoded by the coding sequence ATGTCCATCCGCGCCCGCCAGACACCGGCCGTCGAGGATCTCGGCTGGGAACTCGTGCAGGCCACCAAGTGGCGCGACGGCCTTCCCCGGCTGGCCCACACGCTGGCCAAAGCCACCTCGACTGGCACCGGCTACCTTGATTCCGAGGTCGAGCTGCTCCACGAACACCTCGCCGCCGTGGCCCGCCAGGTTCTGGGTGACTACCCCGACACGATCGACGCCGCTAAGGTCGGCAACTGGCAGCTGCTAGCCACCATCGACGCCCTGATCAAGGGCGAAAAGACCAGCGCCAACTACCACTTTGCCTGGTTTCAGGCCGTTAACCTGGCAGCCCGAGGGGAGGAGCGCCGATGA